CGGTATCGCTAGCCTTGCCTGTTACCGTCGAACCCGATTTTGCAATGCGGGCGCGCAGCAAGCGTGCACCCGTTACTGCAAGTTTATTGTCTTCGCTAATGCCGCCGTGGTAAGCGCCATCGAAAAGCTTTTCAGGCTTGCCAAACTTGCCCTTTGCAAACTTGACCTGCCACGTACTTGCATCCGCAAAAGTAGCATCATCCTTATTGTTACCCGCATCCGTCACATAGACAATCGCCGTATCGCCATTGTCAAGCACGCGCCAACGCGGAATCGAAGCACTTTCAACATCGAGCTTCACAAGATTCGAGCCTTCGGCATTGAGGTCACGCACATAGAGGTCCGACTTTCCAGAAACACCTTCGATGCGTGTGCAGAACGCCACGCGCTTGCCATCCGGAGAAACTTCGGGATGGTAGACATCGAGCGTGTCTGCAATTTCCGTCACCGAAAGAAGGCCTGTAGAATAATCAATGTAAGCGAGATTACCCGTCACGTCATTGCGGAAAGCAAGCTTTACCTTGTACGTTCCCGTCTTAGAACGCATTTTAGCAGAATTCGCCAGCGGGACAATTCGGCTTGTCGCCGCCTTGCCATCAGCGCCCATCCATGTCGCCCCAGGGATTGCACCAAAAACTACACGGAAGCCCACGTAATTGGCACGAGTCGAAGACGTGACCGTGTAAACATCACCGCGGCTGTACAAGTTGATGGATTCCGCAGAATTGCGGTAGCTCCCGCCTTTGACAACGCGCTCCGCCAATGAGCCACCATCAGGTGCCCCGACAAAGTTCGTCAAAGTCGTATCGCGCAAATTTCCAAGCCAGTCATTTGCCCATTCCATGGCATTGCCGACCATATCGCAGACACTTGCACTCGAATCGCCCTTGCTACAAACCTTGTGGAGCTTGTAATCCGAATTGTCGGCAGTCCAGCTTTCGGACGGGTTCCAAGACTTCTGGGCGACAAAAATCCATTCCGCTTCAGTCGGCAAACGGTACGCTTCTTTTTCGGGATGGAAAGCAAAGCCTTCCAAATTCGTGCAATGTTTGTCTTTATCAAACGAAGCCTTGCTATATGTGTAAGCGGTATCGAACTTTTCTGATTTGCTGCGTTCATTTGCAAAAAGCACGGCATCGTAATACGTGAGGTCCGTTGCCGGGAAATCCTTATCGTCGCAATCGAGCTTGAGCCCCGTAGCCGGTTTCATCAAATCATTAAATTCACTACAAGTGACTTCGTACTTGCCGATCGAGAACTTGTAATTCAAAGCTACGCTCATTTGCGGGCGTTCATTTGCCTTAGCAGAGACTTCATTTGTCCCAAGCTGTACCACAGCATTTTCTGCAGAAATGCGCATCATTCCCGGAAGCGCGGCGGCAGGATCATCCTTAGACTGGCTCGACGAAACACTATCGGAATCAGAGCAAGATGTCATCTGAGACAATATAAAGAACAAAGCTAAACCGTATCGTAAGTACGTCATCATTTACCTCATCGTTTTTAATAAAGAATCCAGTCGAGCGGTCATCACAAGGCTGCCATCAGAACACAAGTGGTCTTCATCGAAGAAGAGCTCGCTTTCAAAATCATGATTGCCATCGTGGTACTCATCAAGCACCGTGAAATTCGGATATTTTTCGACAAGTTCCTGGACGGCAGCCTGCATGACTTTAGCCGCCTCGCGCGTCGGTCCGTAGCGCCCCCAGGCATTAGTCTTGAGATAGTTCGGCGACTGCGGGAAAACAACGCCCACAACGCGAACACCAAAATTGCGAGAAAGTTCAAGGATTTCGGTCAAATGACCCAGATTAAAATCATATCCCGACTTATCCTTATCAAACCAGTACGGGTCATAGACAACATCAGGCACGTCTTTGCCCCAGCCTTCTGACGGAGACTTCATCACGCCACGGTGGTACCCAAAAGCTTCATATTCATAATCGTTAACGCCCATCGCATGTTGTGAAGCCTCATACATGTCGCCAATCAAGCCATCTTGCCAGTAACCATGATTCTTGTCATACTCATAGCCAGGAATATTGGCAAACCATTCATTCCAGTTTTCATCCTTGACATACCAACGGTCATAATCTAAAGCCAAGACAATAAATTTCAATTTGGGCATCAGCGGCAGAATGTAATTCTTGATATAAAATAGCGTGCTACCCATGTCCTGTGCGGAATAAGACATATTAATCGCAAACATGGACTTGATCATTTCAGGGTCAATTCCCGCAAAAGTTCTCGAAGAACCGATGACCACCAGTTCCGTCGTATCGCGGTACTGCCAGAAATAATCCATCTTGACTTTCATAATTCGCGGGGCGACACCCGTCGTTTCCGTGATGTAAGCGCAGGCACTGTCCAAATCCAAAGCGTTTTCGCCATTGAAAGAAGCTTGCGTTTTTACCCAAAGGCTCGGGTGCCAAAGTTCATCGCCTTCGGCAAGTTCTACAATCGAGCTATCGGACAAGTTCACAAGGACAATTTTCGGATGCGCACCGTTTACATTCGTGAGCGTCGCCACAGCAAGGTTTTCACCGCCAGAAATCCATTCGCTATGGTCAAAGGTATAGCCCTTCGGTGCGGCAATAGACTCCACGAGTTTTCCGTTGGAATCCGCCATGAACAAGCGTTCATGAGTGCTGTAATCCTCGCCTACAAACTTTTTCCCTGTTTTCCCCGCAAAGTCGAGGAACAAAGTGCGTTTGCTCCCGTCCTTCGAAAGCGATACATTGCAAGCCTGTTCGCCACCGTACCAAACCGTATCGCGCGCCTTATCCTTAACCGTCGAACCAGTTTTTGCAATGCGGGCACGCAACAAACGAGCACCCGTTACCGCAAGCGTGTTATCATCACTAAAGCCACCATGGTAAGCACCATCGAAAAGCTTTTCTGGCTTGCCAAACTTGCCATTTGCAAACTTCACTTGCCACGTGCTCGTTGATGCAAAAGCAGCGTCATCCTTATTGTTGCCCGCATCCGTCACATACACGATTACCGTATCGCCATTGTCGAGCACACGCCAACGCGGAATAGCCGCACTTTCCACATCGAGCTTTACAAGGTTCGAGCCATCACTATCAAGCGTGCGCACATAAAGGCTAGACGCCCCCGAAACACCTTCGATCTGAGTGCAGAACGCCACAAGCTTTCCGTCGGGCGAGATTTCAGGATGGTAAATTTCAATGGAATCTGCGATTTCTGTTACCGATAAAATTCCACTGGAATAGTCGATATAAGCGAGGTTCCCTGTCACGTCATTTCGGAACGCGAGTTTTGCCTTGTACGTTCCCGTCAAAGAACGGATTTTCGCAGAATTCGTGAGCGAGACAATCCGGCTTGTCGCCGCCTTGCCATCTGTTCCCATCCACGTTGCTCCAGGAATCGCCCCAAATGCAAGGCGGAATCCGACGTAATCCGCACGAGTCGATGATGCAACCGTATAGACATCGCCACGGCTGTACAAATTAATGGACTCCGCAGAATTGCGGTAACTGCCGCCCTTGACCACGCGCTCACCCAATGAACCGCCATCGGGTGCGCCTACAAAGTTCGTCAAAGTCGTATCGCGGAAAGCGCCAAGCCAATCATTGACCCATTCCATCGCATTGCCCATGACATCGCAGACGCGAGCGCTAGAATCGGTCTTGCTACAGACCTTATGGAGTTTGTAATCCGAATTGTCCGCCGTCCATGATTCAGACAAGTTCCAATACGTCTGAGCGACGAGCACCCATTCCGCTTCTGTCGGCAAGCGATAGGCTTTTACATCTGGGTGGAACGCAAAACCTTCCAGGTTCGTGCAATGATGATCCTTATCAAAAGACGCATTGCCGTAAGTGTACGCCGTATCAAATTTTTCAGCCTTGCTGCGTTCATTGGCAAAAAGCACGGCATCGTAATACGTGAGGTCGGTTGTCGGCAAATCCTTGCTTTCGCAATCGAGCTTAAGTCCTGTCGCCGGTTTCATCAAGTCGTTGAACTCGCCACAGGTCACTTCGTGCTTGCCCATCGAGAACTCGTAATCCAGCACGACATTCATCTGCGGGCGTTCCTTGGACTTTGCCGTAGCCTCATTCGTCCCAAGCGAAACAGCGCGGTTTGATGCAGGGACGCGAATCATCCCCGCCAAAGATTCATCCGAAGTAAATTCATTTGCTCCACCGGATACACTTTCAGAATGATCGCATCCCAGGAATGCCATCATCAAGAAAAGGTGTGCTATAGCAAACAAATTCTTCATAAGCTACTTCAAAGTTTTCAAAAGTGAATCCAGACGGGAGGTCAACTGTTTTGCGCCCAAATAGCACAAATGGTCCTTATTCGTCGCCATTTCATCGGTATAATCGTGGTCGCCCATTTTATTTTCATCCATGAAAACGAAATGAGGGTATTCCTTTTCTAATTCCTGGATTTCTTTCAGCAATTTCGGTGCTTCGCTCCGGCGAATGCCATAACGCCCAAACGAACCCGTTTTTTTGAAATTCGGGTTCTGCGGGAACACAACGCCCACGACATAGACTCCATAATTTTCGGCATTCTGCAAGATATTTTTCAGATGATTAAAGCTAGAATAGAAATTGGCAGACGCATAATCCATCCAAGTGCTATCGTTATCTACCGTAGGAGTTCCGCCCCATGTTCCGGATTCCCCATAGCTGAAACCGCGCGATTCCATAAGGACGTCATAGTACTCGTAAACACCCATGGATTCGCTCGTCAAGCTCGCCAACTGATTCGGGACACCATCTTTCCAGAAATCATGGTTCCGGTCATAGACATAACCCGGATAACTTTCATATTCCTTATTAAAGAAGTTGTACGTTTCCGTTTCACCGTGGTACCACAAATCAATATCCAGCGATATAATAATGTACTTCAATTTTTTCACATGCGGGAATGCGTAATTAGTCAAGAGGTAATCCGAAACAGCCACCATGTTCGGGACATTGGCAAGATTAATTGCAAAGAACTTGTCACTAAACACGGAGGGTGCTATGCCATCGAGCGGGCGTGAAGAACCCACAATGACCACATTCGCCGTATCCATGTACTTCCACAGGAGTTCCATCTTGTAACGGAGAATGATAGCCGCTTCGCCACCCTGTTCTGTAAAATAGACACCGGCACTATCCGCATCGAGTTTGACATCAGAATCAGCGCCATCGGTTTTCTTGACCCACAAGCTCGGGTGCCAAAGTTCATCACTTTCGACAAGTTCCACAATCGAGCTATCAGCGACATTCACAAGGACAATCTTGGAATGAGCACCATTGGAATTTGTAAGCGTTGCCACAACAAGGTCTTCGCCACCCGTTGCCCATTCGCTATGGTCAAAGGTATAGCCTTTAGGGGCAGCAATCGAATTCACAAGCTTTCCGTTGGAATCTGCCATGAGCAAACGTTCGTGCGTGACATAATCCTTCCCCACAAACTTTTTCCCTGTTTTACCGGCAAAGTCGAGGAATATCGTGCGTTTGCTACCATCTTTGGCAAGCGAGGCATTGCAAGCCTGTTCTTCGCCATACCAAACCGTATCGCGAGCCTTATCCTTAACCGTCGAGCCCGACTTTGCAATGCGGGCGCGCAGCAAGCGAGCCCCCGTCACCGCAAGCGTGTTGTCTTCGCTGATGCCACCATGATAAGCGCCGTCGAAAAGCTTTTCGGGCTTGCCGAACTTGCCCTTTGCAAATTTCACCTGCCAAGTGCTCGTTGATGCAAAAGCGGCATCATCCTTATTGTTGCCCGCATCCGTCACATAGACAATCGCCGTATCGCCATTGTCAAGCACGCGCCAACGCGGAATGGCAGCACTTTCGACATCGAGCTTTACAAGATTCGAGCCATTCACATTGAGGTCGCGCACGTACAAGCTAGACTTCCCAGAAACGCCCTCGATACGCGTGCAGAACGCCACACGTTTTCCGTCAGGAGAAATTTCAGGATGGTAAACTTCAATCGAATCGCTAATTTCATTAACGGTCAAGATTCCACTAGCGTAATCAATAAAGGCGAGATTTCCCGTCACGTCATTGCGGAATGCTAGCTTTGTCTTGTACGTTCCCGTTTCAGAACGGATCTTTGCGGAATTTGCAAGCGGAATAACACGGCTCGACGCCGCCTTGCCATCTGAGCCCATCCACGTAGCTCCCGGGATTGCACCAAAAGCAAGACGGAAACCCACATAGTCCGCACGAGTCGAAGATGTCACCGTGTAGATATCACCACGGCTATAAAGATTTATCGATTCCGGAGAACTGCGATAGCTGCCGCCCTTGACCACACGCTCGCCCATCGCACCGCCATCAGGAGCGCCCACGAAATTCGTCAAAGTCGTATCGCGGAAACCACCCAGCCAGTCATTGACCCATTCCATGGCATTGCCAACGACATCGCAAACTAGATTATCGGACTTTACTTTACTGCAAACCTTATGGAGTTTGTAATCCGAATTATCGGCAGTCCAGCCATCCGATACATTCCAGTAAGCCATTGCCGCAAGCACCCATTCCGCTTCTGTCGGCAAGCGGTAACCATCTACATCTGGATGGAACGCAAAACCTTCCATGTTCGTGCAATGCTTATCGTTGTCAAAATAAGCCTTGCTATAGGTATAAGCGGTATCAAATTTTTCTGCCTTGCTGCGTTCATTGGCAAAAAGCACGGCATCGTAATACGTGAGGTCAGTCGCCGGCAAGTCCTTGCTATCGCAATCGAACTTGAGCCCCGTCGCCGGTTTCATCAAGTCATTGAACTCGCCACAGGTCACTTCGTGCTTGCCAAGCGAGAATCCGTAATCCAACACAACACGCATCTGCGGGCGTTCATTGGACTTTGCTGTAGCATCATCGGTCCCCAGAGTCACAACGGCATTCGATACAGAAAAGCGCATCATTCCCGAAAGAGAATCTTCAACGACTTCCATTGAGCCTGCAGCCGACCCGCCATCCGATTCAGAACAGGCGTTCAGCAACACAAGCAGAATAGCAAGCAAAAACTTCATAAAGACAACCTATTTTTTAATTAATCTACAAAAAATGCAATCATCGAGCCAACGTCGAAAGCAGTGAATCCAACCGATGCGTAAATTGCTTTGCCCCGGCAGTACCTAAGTGGTCAATATTATACGCCATCGCATCCGTGTAATCGTGATCGCCAAATTTATTTTCATCGAAATACACAATGTCGAGCTTTTGCACCGAATCTAGGATATCCTTAGCGATACTCCTACGCGGTCCATACACTCCAAACGAGCCCGTATTCTTATACGCCGGATTTTGCGGGTAAACAGGCACGACTACTTTAATGCCCTTTGCCTGAGCCGTTTCAATAATCCAATGGAATACCGCAAAGTTTTCCTTATAAACAGGATCATTCGTCTTAAATAAAGTCGTATCATTTTGAATGAAAGGATCCCCCCATTGCACACTCGGCAGCAAGAAATTTTCAAGATCGTAAGGATGCATCAAAGCCGTTTCAGGGCGCGGCGTCACTTTTACGGCATCGATGAAATGCTCCGGCAAGCCATCGACCCAGAAATTGTGATTTTCATCGTACTTAAATCCAGGGACTTTATCATAAATTGCATTTTGCCAAGTTCCATAGCCATCATACCACAAAAAGTCTGGAGACATTTCAAGCACAATGACTTTTAGATTTTTCAGGTGGTTCAGCACGTAATTTTTGAACAAGTACTTAATGCCCGTCATCTGCCCTGCAGAATACGCCATGTTCAAAAGATTGTACGATGTGATTTCCTTATCATGCAACGCAAACATCGTTCTCGAAGAGCCCAATGCCACAGCCGTAATGCTATCGCGATTTTCCCAAAAACGTTCCATTTTCACGCGCAATTCAAGGGCACTGTAGAAAGCACTCGAGAGGTAGTAAACGCCCGCGCTATCCGTATCAAGTTCTTCGCTATCGTAAAGGTTTCTGGAATGCCACAGACACGGGTGCCAAAGTTCATCGCCACTGGCAATGATTTTCACGGAACTATCGGCAAAGTTGACCAAGGCTATTTTTTCGTGGGCGCCGTTCACATTGACCAATGTCGCCACCGCCATATTCGAGCCGCCAAGAACCCATTCCGTATGGTCAAACGTATAACCCTTAGGAGCTTCAACACTTTGAATCAGCCTGCCCTTAGAATCCATGACCAGGAGACGTTCATGCGTGCGATAATTCTGTCCGACAAAATCACGCCCCGTCTTGCCGCCAAAATCAAGGAACAGCGTTCTATTGCTACCGTCATTGGCAAGAGAAACGTTGCAAGCCTGTTCGCCATTATACCAAACCGAGTCAATTCCATGGAACACCATTTTGCTGCTCGTCGCCATCTTGGCACGTAAAAGTCTAGCCCCGGTCACCGCCAGTTGCTTATCGAGGCTGACGCCGCCATGGAATGCGCCATCGAGAATTTGTTTCGGAGTTCCAAATTTTCCATTGTTAAACGGCACCTGCCAAGTGCTCGTCGCTGCAAACGCATCGTTATCCTTATTGTTGCCCGCACTCGTCACATACACAATCGACGTATCGCCATTTTCCAAAAGTCTCCAACGCGGAATAGCCGCATTCTCGACATCGAGCTTGACAAGCCCAGAACCTGTAGCATCCAGATTGCGCACGTAGACACTCGACGGCCCCGCAACGCCTTCAACACCCGTACAGAAAACCACCCGTTTGCCATCGGGAGAAATGTCTGGATGGTAGGCATGCAAAGTATCCTTGATTTCAATAACGGAGTTCACGCCATTTCCAAAATCGACAAAGGACAAATTGCCCGTCACATCATTGCGGAACACCATTTTAGATTCGAAAGTTCCCGTCAAATGTTTCATCTGGAATGTCGCCATGGAAACTTTTGCCACCGATTCCTTGATCGTTCCGGTTTCATCGAGCCAAGACGCTTTAGGGATTGCGCCCAAAGCCAAACGGAAACCAAGGTACACGCCCTTTGTCGACGAGGTCACCGTGTAAATATCCCCGCGACTATACGTATTCATTTGCGAGAGTTCCGTTCGGTAGCTCCCGCCTTTGACAACGCGTTCACCAAGGCTACCGCCATCAGCTCCGCCCACAAAATTTATTAAAGGATCCTTCTTGAAATACGTGAGCCAGTCATTGACCCATTCCAGCACATTCCCTGCCATGTCGTACACACCGACATCATTTGCAAGCGTCGATGCCACATCATGGAATTCGTAGCCCGAATTTTCGCTATTCCAGCTGACTTCGGGATTCCAGCCCTGGTTCGCCACAAAGACCCATTCCGCTTCCGTCGGCAGACGATAGCCAAAAACATTTTCATGGAAGACAAGTCCGGACAAATTCTCACAGCTACCCGCGGCATCAAAAGACGCCTCCGTGTACGTATAGACAGTATCGAGATTTTGAGACTTGCTTAAAGCATTTGCATAAAGAACCGCATCATAATAAGTCACATTGGTAACAGGGCTTTCATCATCGCATTCGCATTCGCATTCTGCCCCCGCATTGGGGCGCAAGGCATTGTACTCGCCACGAGTCACTTCGTGTTCGCCAATGAAAAAATCGTACGAAAAAGCAACTTCCATTTGTGGCGTTTCACTATTACGCACGCCGGGTTTATCTGTTCCAAGGAACGTCGACTTGCCAAGAGATGCAATCTTGACAAAACCTTCCATTTTGCTTGCAGATGAAAGTGAAGATGATGAAGACAACGGCAACTGACCTGCCGGTTCAATGACAGGACAAGGTGGATTCTCTTCGGTGCAAGATGCCAAAAGAACGAGAATAGGTACTAATGAAAGCCATCCCAACCCAAACAGAGACTTACATTTCATTTTCCTCCTCCCAAGACAATAGCAATTTGTTCAAGCGCGAAGTCAGGAGCGTCGCCCCTGCATAGCACAAGTGGTCTTCGTCAATAGCCATTGCATCTATGTAATCGTGCTCACCCATTTTGTTTTCATCCATCAACACAAAATTCGGATATTTTTTCTTTAAGCCATCGAGTTCCGCAATCAACTTTTTAGCAGAGGTTCGGCGCAAGCCATAACGACCAAACGAACCTGATTTTGCATAAGCGGGGCTCTGCGGGAAAATAACGCCGACCACTCGGATATTACGCTTCGCCGATTCTTCAATGATTGTGAGGAGTGCATCCATGCTATCATCAATCAAATTCCAATGTTCATCGACATAGTTGCTGTCCTGTTCGATTTCAGGCTCATCTTTCCACGAATTGCAGCTGGCATTTAAGTAGCGACCACGATCTTTCATGTAATGGGTTTCATCCGACGAACCCACGGAACTTTCCGTATATTCCAGCAAACCCTCTGGGTATCCATCCTTCCAATAATCATGATTGGCGTCATACACGTATCCCGGATAATTTCCAAACGTCGTGTAGAACATGTTATCGCCATCCGGACCATCAATCTTGTGCCAGAAATCAATATCGAGCGACACGACGATATACTTGAGTTTTTTCATGTGATTGAACACGTAATGGTTCAAATAATCTCGGGTCATGTAAATGGAATTTGGAGTTTGTCCAAAATTCACGGCAAAGAACTTTTTATCGAACTGTGCCGGGCTCACACCGAACATCGGTCTTGAAGAACCGAATACAGCGACGTTTGCAGAATCGCGATACCTCCAGAGGAGTTCCATCTTAAAGCGCATGATGACAGATTCCCACTTGTCCGACGGATACAGATAAGCGCCCGCACTATCAGGATCAAGTTCCGATGATTCAGGAACATAAATTTTCTGCTGCCAAATGCTCGGATGCCAGAGTTCATCGCCTTCCACCAAGTTCACGATGGAACCATCAGCCACATTAACAAGCACAATTTTGGTATGGGCTCCATTTGCATTTGCAAGGGTCGCCACGATATAACCGTCATCCGCATGAGCGCCCTTATAATTCAAAGCCCATTCCGCATGGTCGAAGCTATACCCCTCAGGTGATGCAATAGCCTTAATTAAGCGCCCCGTACTATCGGTAATCAGCAAGCGTTCGTGCGTGCCATAGCTTTTACCGACAAATTCCTTCCCCGTCTTGCCTCCAAAATCGAGGAAGGAGACGCGCTTGGAGCCATCATTAGCAAGGGATACATTGCAAGCCTGTTCGCCATTATACCAAACCGTATCACGTCCATTAGCAAGAGAACCACCCTTTGCAATACGAGCACGCAATAAGCGGGCACCCGTCACAGCAAGCGAATAATCCTCCGAAATTCCGCCATGATAAGCACCATCAAAAAGCTTTTTCGGTGTACCAAAGCGTCCCTTGGCATAAGTCACCTGCCATGTACTCATCGCCTTGAACGCAGACTCGTCCTTATTGTTCCCGGCATCAGACACATAGACAATCGCCGTATCGCCATTTTCCAAAATGCGCCAACGAGGGATGGCGGCATTCCCGCTTACCTTGAGTTTTAGCGGTTGAGTCCTCGAGCCCGTAATCGGACGGATATAGACCTCGGACTTCCCGGAAGTTCCTTCCGTACCAGTGCTAAACGCCACAAAACGACCATCGGGAGAAATATCCGGATGATAGGAATCAATCGTATCTGCAAGTTCTGTCACGGACAAAGTTCCATTGACATAATCGATATACGCTATATTGCCAGTGATATCGTTTCGGAAAGCCAACTTTGCGCGGTACGTTCCCAGATTATTCTTGACCGTAGTCGCCCCCGCCATCGGGATGATTCGACTGTCTCGGGCATGACCATCACGCCCCATCCAAACTGCATTCGGGATTTTTCCAAAAGCCAGACGGAAACCGAGATAGTCCGACTTTGTCGCCGAAGTGACAATGTAGACATCGCCTCGACCGTAAAGCTTAATCGCCGAAGGATCATTGCGATAACTGCCGCCCTTGATGACGCGCTCCCCAACGACACTTCCATCAGGAGCACCGACGTAATTGGTAATCGTCGTATCCTTAAAATAGCCCAGCCAATCCGAAACCCATTCCTTGACGTTACCTGCCATATCGCAGAAATCGCCATGCATGCGAGCGTACGAACAGACTTTCTTCGGTTCAAAATCAGAATTTGCGGCATTCCATTCCACGGATGGATTCCAATGGCGTTCAGCCACCATAATCCATTCCGCTTCCGTTGGCATTCGATACCCTTCGACTTCAGGATTAAACGAAAGCCCTTCCATGGCAATGCAATTGCCTACAGCATCAAAAGTCGTCGATGTGTAAGTATAAACGGTATCATAGCCTTCACGCTTGCTCCGTTCATTTGCATAAAGCATCACATCGTAATAAGTCACCATCGTTACAGGCAACATGTCCGAATCTTCATTTTTGCAGCGGGCATCAAAAGTTGTACCCATGACACTCTTGAATTCCGCACAAGTGACTTCGTGCATGCCCATGGAAAAATCGTAATTCAAAGCGACACGCAATTGCGGGCGTTCATTCGCCTTTGCCAACGAGGAATACGTCCCCAGATAAGACAAGGCGCCGCCACTCGAATTTTTAATCTTCGATGCTCTTACAGTAATCAAGCCATCATGAACGTTATCCGTTTCAACAGGGGCGTTCAGCCAGACGTGTTCCCCTAAAAATGTATCGCAACCTAAAAGGATAAAAAGAACAAAAATACAGGGTACTAAAAAAAGCACCTTCATCAAAAAAGAGGAGTTATTAAAACGTGTCGACATTTCCCCTCAAAAATAGAAATTTATGGCAGCCGACTTTTCGCAATAGTCTGATTTACGCTAATTCCCGGATATTCCGGAAAAAATTCTTCCGCCATGCGGTACCACGTGAGCGCTCGCGGGACATCGTTTTCAAGGTACAAATTGCCGATATCAAATGCGGCAAGCCCTACGAACTGCCGAGTTTCTAGCGGTTTAAATTCAAGACCGGTCCATCGGCCTTCTTTATATTTTTCGCGATATTCATCATCGGTATAGGTAAAGCCGCGACGGTTCGGTTCCAAATTCACAAAACTGTCCGAGGAGCCGTAACGCAAAAAGACATGCCCCGGAAGGAGAATAGCGTCGAGAGGCAAACCACGCGACTGCGCCACCATGAGCGCAAGCCACGAAAGTCCCATGCAACCCGATCTTTTGTTTGCAAGAACGCGAAGCGGGAGCACGGATTCTTTTGCAATAGCCGCCTCGCCCGCCCCGGCAAATTCGATATTCCAAAATTGCCAAAGCAGGTTTTTCAGGGATTGCAAAGTGTCGTGAGTCGCCGCAACACTACTATCAAAGTAAGCAAGTCCCGCATGCCAATCGTGAATAGAATCAAGGCAACCCGGCGCACGTTCTTCAAAAACGCACGCCATTTCGCGATAGCTCATGGATTCGTTTTTCCCGTTCCAAAGCAGAAACGGGAGTGCTATCACGAGCGTCGCGAAGAACAAAGGCCAAAAAATTCGCGCAAGCATAAATGCGCCAAAGACGCTACAGGCCGTCCCATTCCATCGGACTTTGCCAGTAGTCACGAGCAGTCATCATGTAAATCACGAGACGCTTGCTCAGCATGTCCTTTTTCATCTTCTTGAGGCGAGCGCGAACACCAGGGCCACCGCCCCAACTCGTAAGCACCTGCACGTCGAGACCCGTTGCATAAGCAAGCAAGGAACCCGGGCCACCGCTCTTCTGATCCACAGATTCAA
This is a stretch of genomic DNA from Fibrobacter sp. UWB13. It encodes these proteins:
- a CDS encoding TIGR02171 family protein: MKFLLAILLVLLNACSESDGGSAAGSMEVVEDSLSGMMRFSVSNAVVTLGTDDATAKSNERPQMRVVLDYGFSLGKHEVTCGEFNDLMKPATGLKFDCDSKDLPATDLTYYDAVLFANERSKAEKFDTAYTYSKAYFDNDKHCTNMEGFAFHPDVDGYRLPTEAEWVLAAMAYWNVSDGWTADNSDYKLHKVCSKVKSDNLVCDVVGNAMEWVNDWLGGFRDTTLTNFVGAPDGGAMGERVVKGGSYRSSPESINLYSRGDIYTVTSSTRADYVGFRLAFGAIPGATWMGSDGKAASSRVIPLANSAKIRSETGTYKTKLAFRNDVTGNLAFIDYASGILTVNEISDSIEVYHPEISPDGKRVAFCTRIEGVSGKSSLYVRDLNVNGSNLVKLDVESAAIPRWRVLDNGDTAIVYVTDAGNNKDDAAFASTSTWQVKFAKGKFGKPEKLFDGAYHGGISEDNTLAVTGARLLRARIAKSGSTVKDKARDTVWYGEEQACNASLAKDGSKRTIFLDFAGKTGKKFVGKDYVTHERLLMADSNGKLVNSIAAPKGYTFDHSEWATGGEDLVVATLTNSNGAHSKIVLVNVADSSIVELVESDELWHPSLWVKKTDGADSDVKLDADSAGVYFTEQGGEAAIILRYKMELLWKYMDTANVVIVGSSRPLDGIAPSVFSDKFFAINLANVPNMVAVSDYLLTNYAFPHVKKLKYIIISLDIDLWYHGETETYNFFNKEYESYPGYVYDRNHDFWKDGVPNQLASLTSESMGVYEYYDVLMESRGFSYGESGTWGGTPTVDNDSTWMDYASANFYSSFNHLKNILQNAENYGVYVVGVVFPQNPNFKKTGSFGRYGIRRSEAPKLLKEIQELEKEYPHFVFMDENKMGDHDYTDEMATNKDHLCYLGAKQLTSRLDSLLKTLK
- a CDS encoding TIGR02171 family protein, which gives rise to MKCKSLFGLGWLSLVPILVLLASCTEENPPCPVIEPAGQLPLSSSSSLSSASKMEGFVKIASLGKSTFLGTDKPGVRNSETPQMEVAFSYDFFIGEHEVTRGEYNALRPNAGAECECECDDESPVTNVTYYDAVLYANALSKSQNLDTVYTYTEASFDAAGSCENLSGLVFHENVFGYRLPTEAEWVFVANQGWNPEVSWNSENSGYEFHDVASTLANDVGVYDMAGNVLEWVNDWLTYFKKDPLINFVGGADGGSLGERVVKGGSYRTELSQMNTYSRGDIYTVTSSTKGVYLGFRLALGAIPKASWLDETGTIKESVAKVSMATFQMKHLTGTFESKMVFRNDVTGNLSFVDFGNGVNSVIEIKDTLHAYHPDISPDGKRVVFCTGVEGVAGPSSVYVRNLDATGSGLVKLDVENAAIPRWRLLENGDTSIVYVTSAGNNKDNDAFAATSTWQVPFNNGKFGTPKQILDGAFHGGVSLDKQLAVTGARLLRAKMATSSKMVFHGIDSVWYNGEQACNVSLANDGSNRTLFLDFGGKTGRDFVGQNYRTHERLLVMDSKGRLIQSVEAPKGYTFDHTEWVLGGSNMAVATLVNVNGAHEKIALVNFADSSVKIIASGDELWHPCLWHSRNLYDSEELDTDSAGVYYLSSAFYSALELRVKMERFWENRDSITAVALGSSRTMFALHDKEITSYNLLNMAYSAGQMTGIKYLFKNYVLNHLKNLKVIVLEMSPDFLWYDGYGTWQNAIYDKVPGFKYDENHNFWVDGLPEHFIDAVKVTPRPETALMHPYDLENFLLPSVQWGDPFIQNDTTLFKTNDPVYKENFAVFHWIIETAQAKGIKVVVPVYPQNPAYKNTGSFGVYGPRRSIAKDILDSVQKLDIVYFDENKFGDHDYTDAMAYNIDHLGTAGAKQFTHRLDSLLSTLAR